A single Bacillus sp. HMF5848 DNA region contains:
- the cls gene encoding cardiolipin synthase — protein MSGALIILLAILLLFALITLDYIFGLIHHQKVVKLKKYKHHTSNLTLFTEGNCLFTDYFREIDQARHHIHVLFYIVKNDDFSKSFLDLLKKKATEGVEVRLLVDWFGSRNLKKKSIKELEETGVKFAYAERPRFPFFFFHMQQRNHRKITVIDGLVGYMGGFNVGKEYISKKKKFGHWRDYHLKVTGPGVHDLQDTFIHDWEKNANDLVFRDINYFPEVAAGRVDHQLVPTDGVFLEKEFINMIADAKEEIIIGSPYFIPSKRVFQKLMEQVRKGVKVSVIVPKKSDHPLVKEASYPYLKKLLEQGGRVFEYGNGFYHAKVIVIDDVICDVGTANFDKRSLYLNFEMNCYIFDGGFIRDIKRQLRYDFNKSKPLSVEDIKQLPFTTKIKVGIAQLLSHFL, from the coding sequence ATGAGTGGGGCTTTGATTATTTTACTCGCTATTCTATTACTATTCGCTTTAATAACACTTGATTACATATTTGGTCTTATCCACCATCAAAAAGTAGTCAAGCTTAAGAAATATAAACACCATACAAGCAACTTAACTCTTTTTACAGAAGGGAACTGTTTGTTTACAGACTATTTTCGTGAGATAGATCAAGCACGTCACCATATTCACGTGCTTTTTTATATCGTTAAAAATGATGATTTTAGTAAAAGCTTTTTAGACCTTCTGAAAAAAAAGGCTACAGAGGGTGTTGAGGTTAGACTACTAGTTGATTGGTTTGGCTCTAGAAATCTTAAGAAAAAATCCATTAAAGAGCTTGAAGAAACAGGCGTTAAGTTTGCATATGCAGAACGACCGCGTTTTCCGTTCTTCTTTTTTCATATGCAACAAAGAAATCATAGAAAAATCACTGTAATCGATGGCTTAGTAGGATATATGGGGGGCTTTAATGTTGGTAAAGAGTACATTAGTAAAAAGAAAAAGTTTGGTCATTGGCGTGATTATCATTTAAAAGTAACAGGTCCTGGTGTCCACGATTTACAGGATACATTTATTCATGACTGGGAGAAAAATGCGAATGATTTAGTATTTCGCGATATTAATTATTTCCCTGAAGTTGCTGCAGGGCGTGTAGACCATCAACTCGTGCCAACAGATGGCGTGTTTCTAGAAAAAGAATTTATTAATATGATTGCAGATGCGAAAGAAGAGATTATTATTGGTAGTCCGTACTTTATACCTAGTAAGCGTGTGTTTCAAAAATTAATGGAACAGGTTAGAAAAGGGGTGAAAGTGTCAGTCATAGTTCCTAAAAAATCTGACCACCCACTTGTGAAGGAAGCATCTTACCCGTATTTAAAAAAGCTCCTTGAACAAGGGGGAAGAGTATTTGAGTATGGCAACGGATTTTACCACGCCAAAGTAATAGTAATTGATGACGTTATATGTGATGTTGGCACTGCCAACTTTGACAAACGCAGTTTATATTTAAATTTCGAAATGAATTGCTATATTTTTGATGGAGGTTTTATTCGAGATATAAAACGGCAATTACGATATGATTTTAATAAATCTAAACCGTTGTCTGTCGAGGATATTAAGCAATTACCTTTTACAACGAAAATCAAAGTTGGCATTGCGCAGCTTCTTTCACATTTTTTATAG
- the uvsE gene encoding UV DNA damage repair endonuclease UvsE: MRVRFGYVAQALSIWDGSTAKTLTFTRWSKMKKTEREDKLKEVTFTNLQNTMRAIHYNIAHQIHLYRMSSSIVPLATHPEAKWPYRDIFAEEFAKIGKLVKEANMRVSLHPNQFTLFTSDKEHVTTNAVTDMEYHYDMFEAMGLTDEGVINIHVGGSYGDKSAALERFYKNIKKLPADPKSCMTLENDDKTYTAEETLDVCQHEHIPMVFDYHHHWANLSETPLEDLLPKIFATWDNHPFPPKVHISSPKSDKDFRHHANFVDMAFLEPFFQVVHDMNIDFDVMIEAKEKDRAMLALVDDLSRIRGVKRIDGSTLEW; encoded by the coding sequence ATGAGAGTGAGATTTGGATATGTGGCACAAGCTCTGTCTATTTGGGACGGTAGCACCGCCAAAACCCTCACATTCACACGATGGAGTAAAATGAAAAAGACCGAGCGTGAAGATAAGTTGAAAGAGGTCACGTTCACTAATCTACAAAACACTATGCGAGCTATTCACTATAATATTGCTCATCAAATACATTTGTACAGAATGTCTTCTTCGATTGTACCGCTCGCCACACACCCAGAGGCAAAGTGGCCGTATAGAGATATTTTTGCAGAAGAATTTGCGAAAATAGGGAAGCTTGTGAAGGAGGCCAATATGCGCGTTAGCTTACACCCCAATCAGTTCACTTTATTTACGAGCGATAAAGAGCATGTGACCACCAATGCGGTTACTGATATGGAATATCATTATGATATGTTTGAAGCAATGGGACTGACAGATGAAGGCGTCATTAACATTCATGTTGGTGGCTCGTATGGGGATAAATCGGCTGCTTTAGAACGTTTTTATAAAAATATTAAAAAGCTACCTGCCGATCCAAAAAGCTGCATGACTCTTGAGAATGATGATAAAACATACACAGCGGAGGAAACGCTTGATGTTTGTCAACATGAGCATATCCCGATGGTATTTGATTACCACCATCATTGGGCTAATCTGAGTGAAACCCCGCTAGAGGATTTGTTACCTAAAATCTTTGCGACGTGGGATAACCATCCGTTCCCTCCAAAAGTACATATTTCATCACCTAAATCGGATAAGGATTTTCGACATCATGCCAATTTTGTGGATATGGCGTTTTTAGAACCCTTTTTCCAAGTTGTTCATGACATGAATATTGACTTTGACGTTATGATAGAGGCAAAGGAAAAGGATCGAGCTATGCTAGCACTTGTCGATGACTTGTCGCGTATACGTGGTGTAAAGCGAATTGACGGATCTACGTTAGAGTGGTAA